One genomic region from Aliarcobacter cryaerophilus ATCC 43158 encodes:
- a CDS encoding flagellar basal body L-ring protein FlgH: MKNILFLFIISLLFTSCGALTEPKIDFTKPPQQVTKEPPVVRKNKGSLYSVQGTSLFADKKDLQVGDIIQVVISEGITQKSDNKRELTSDRKNEFGGGMFASMGTDPLNSTVGRVTDKANSVFGVNFNTESSDSDKGKVKTQVNENFDTKISAIIDETYQNGNYFIKGNKEVIIDGQKQEIVITGVIRPYDITSDNSVNSSQIANLKMLYKKDGAEADLLQVPWGTKILRAIWPF, translated from the coding sequence ATGAAAAATATTTTATTTTTATTTATAATATCTTTGTTATTTACATCTTGCGGAGCCTTAACTGAGCCAAAAATTGATTTTACAAAACCACCGCAACAAGTAACAAAAGAGCCACCAGTTGTTAGAAAAAACAAAGGTTCTTTATATTCAGTTCAAGGAACATCACTTTTTGCAGATAAAAAAGATTTACAAGTTGGAGATATAATCCAAGTTGTAATAAGTGAAGGAATTACACAAAAAAGTGATAATAAAAGAGAGTTAACAAGTGATAGAAAGAATGAGTTTGGTGGAGGAATGTTTGCTTCTATGGGTACAGATCCATTAAATAGTACAGTTGGAAGAGTAACAGATAAAGCAAATTCTGTATTTGGAGTAAATTTTAATACAGAAAGTAGTGATAGTGATAAAGGAAAAGTAAAAACTCAAGTAAATGAGAATTTTGATACTAAAATATCAGCTATTATTGATGAAACTTATCAAAATGGTAACTATTTCATAAAAGGAAATAAAGAGGTGATAATTGATGGACAAAAACAAGAGATTGTAATAACAGGAGTTATAAGACCATACGATATAACATCTGATAATTCAGTAAACTCTTCACAAATTGCAAATTTAAAAATGCTTTATAAAAAAGATGGAGCAGAAGCTGATTTACTGCAAGTTCCATGGGGAACAAAAATATTAAGAGCAATATGGCCATTTTAA
- a CDS encoding flagellar biosynthetic protein FliQ: protein MDLLAIAQNTVKIILLVGMPSLMVSMIIGLIISIFSAVTQVNDAALSFVPKMIFVSAFILFTLPWVGDHIEAFTIDLWNMILIFGK from the coding sequence ATGGATTTATTGGCAATTGCCCAAAATACAGTTAAGATAATTTTGTTAGTTGGTATGCCATCACTCATGGTTAGTATGATTATAGGACTTATCATATCTATATTTTCTGCTGTTACACAAGTAAATGATGCAGCACTCTCTTTTGTACCAAAAATGATTTTTGTATCAGCATTTATATTGTTTACACTTCCTTGGGTTGGCGATCATATTGAAGCATTTACAATAGATTTATGGAATATGATTTTAATATTTGGTAAGTAG
- a CDS encoding response regulator transcription factor — MKIFLLEDDFALNESIKDMLESENFIVDSFYDGKIALDNINGDYELFILDIFVPNLNGILLLEKIKQINKNSIVFIMSANIDIDTIKGAYLKGCDDYIKKPFNIQELLFKLAKFKKNNNIFKFDNETLFDMESKKFIFNNSEIELTKNEKNFLHLLICNQGKCVNYTLIEDVVYDGDFKSLDAIRSLIKRLRKKLPKDIIFNNLDEGYFIK, encoded by the coding sequence ATGAAGATTTTTTTGCTCGAAGATGATTTTGCATTAAATGAATCAATAAAAGATATGCTAGAAAGCGAAAATTTTATTGTTGATTCTTTTTATGATGGTAAAATTGCACTTGATAATATAAATGGCGATTATGAGCTTTTTATACTAGATATTTTTGTTCCAAATTTAAATGGTATTTTACTTTTAGAAAAAATAAAACAGATTAATAAGAACTCAATTGTATTTATTATGAGTGCAAACATTGATATTGATACAATAAAAGGTGCTTATTTAAAAGGATGTGATGACTATATTAAAAAGCCTTTTAATATTCAAGAATTACTTTTCAAACTTGCAAAATTTAAAAAAAATAATAATATTTTTAAGTTTGACAATGAGACATTATTTGATATGGAATCAAAAAAATTTATATTCAATAATAGTGAAATTGAACTGACAAAAAATGAAAAGAATTTTCTTCATCTTCTAATATGTAATCAAGGAAAATGTGTAAACTATACCTTAATAGAAGATGTCGTATATGATGGAGATTTCAAAAGTTTAGATGCAATTAGAAGTTTGATAAAAAGGCTTAGAAAAAAACTTCCAAAAGATATTATATTCAATAATCTTGATGAGGGATATTTCATAAAATAG
- a CDS encoding flagellar hook-associated protein FlgK has translation MFSTLSVSQTGLNTSKYAIDNVSNNQANRNTPGYKKRVADLSEIRLNGVHITGQGVNFGGISRVTSQYMYDKFMQEGTKANYLDKSSNMLGGIEKIFAETNSSGFSVDLNRYFQSVESLRTNPSSEVNRSYMKTQGAVIVESLQNLYSSIEKQAQIEKVELKTDVNKVNQILKEIADVNVKIEKYDPSVNDLLDKRDLLELELSKFVDVDINRDAGFYEIKIGGVVAVSNNIFHKEIQIEDRLTNQIDKFNHIRQNADGSSTVFDALKYNSDFTPKAPYDVDDTITYKLNNEFSVSVKIGESITGNWDGDPNTPDTTMTVDNDNLTRAFMVKINSDQNMSKLVTAHNGEYTLDASGNKIPMYPNSDNYLKIESNLPGVDNEFTGRFSIERKTGTDVDGRETIYKNDKESKIAQSDTVLTILDQDLNLKSGSMRAQVENLATSNPNNKFQKYLDQLDQFAQTLADVNSSYIRVGENDYVYGRDASEAHNTAPFPPNGGDIVNMNLFSGSSIKTLKFDKNAVNDLNQQNLDYLATLQWKENLSFKGGAQNSNDLNSTSFVEFYRNLKVGVSTDKEEASYGFEVQDAIANNLGTAYNEVVKVNSDDEMIDLMKFQAAFSANAQVISAVDEMIQTLLGMKR, from the coding sequence ATGTTTTCTACATTGAGTGTTTCTCAAACAGGGCTTAACACATCAAAGTATGCTATTGATAATGTTAGTAACAATCAAGCAAATAGAAATACTCCAGGATATAAAAAAAGAGTAGCAGATTTAAGCGAAATTAGATTAAATGGTGTTCATATAACTGGTCAAGGTGTAAACTTTGGTGGAATATCAAGAGTTACTTCTCAGTATATGTATGACAAGTTTATGCAAGAGGGAACAAAAGCCAATTATTTGGATAAATCTTCAAATATGCTAGGTGGAATTGAAAAAATTTTTGCAGAAACGAATAGCAGTGGTTTTTCAGTTGATTTAAATAGATATTTTCAGTCTGTTGAGAGTTTAAGAACAAATCCTAGTTCAGAAGTTAATAGAAGTTATATGAAAACTCAGGGTGCTGTTATTGTTGAATCTTTGCAAAACTTATATTCAAGTATAGAAAAACAAGCACAAATAGAAAAGGTTGAATTAAAAACAGATGTAAATAAGGTAAATCAAATTTTAAAAGAGATTGCAGATGTAAATGTCAAAATTGAAAAATATGATCCTTCTGTAAATGATTTATTGGATAAGAGAGATTTACTTGAACTTGAATTATCAAAATTTGTTGATGTTGATATAAATAGAGATGCTGGTTTTTATGAGATAAAAATAGGTGGAGTTGTTGCTGTTAGTAATAATATTTTCCATAAAGAGATACAAATAGAAGATAGATTAACAAATCAAATTGATAAGTTTAATCATATTAGACAGAATGCGGATGGCTCTAGTACCGTTTTTGATGCTTTGAAATATAATTCAGATTTTACACCAAAAGCACCTTATGATGTTGATGATACTATAACTTATAAGTTAAATAATGAGTTTTCTGTGAGTGTTAAGATTGGTGAGTCAATAACTGGAAATTGGGATGGTGATCCAAATACCCCTGATACAACTATGACTGTTGATAATGATAATTTAACAAGAGCATTTATGGTTAAAATAAATAGCGATCAAAACATGAGTAAACTAGTTACTGCTCATAATGGTGAATATACTCTTGATGCAAGTGGTAACAAAATTCCTATGTATCCAAATAGTGATAACTATTTAAAAATAGAGTCAAATTTACCAGGAGTTGACAATGAGTTCACTGGAAGATTTAGTATTGAAAGAAAAACGGGTACGGATGTAGATGGAAGAGAGACTATATACAAAAATGATAAAGAGAGTAAAATTGCTCAAAGTGATACAGTTTTAACTATTTTGGATCAAGATTTGAATTTAAAAAGTGGATCTATGAGAGCTCAAGTTGAGAATTTAGCTACTTCTAATCCAAATAATAAGTTTCAAAAATATTTAGATCAATTGGATCAATTTGCTCAAACTTTAGCTGATGTAAATAGCTCATACATAAGAGTTGGTGAAAATGATTATGTTTATGGAAGAGATGCTTCTGAAGCTCATAATACTGCACCATTCCCACCAAATGGTGGAGATATTGTAAATATGAATTTGTTTAGTGGTTCTAGTATTAAAACATTAAAATTTGATAAAAATGCAGTAAATGATTTGAATCAACAAAACTTGGATTATTTAGCAACTCTTCAGTGGAAAGAGAATTTATCATTCAAGGGTGGAGCACAAAATTCAAACGATTTAAATTCCACTTCTTTTGTAGAGTTTTACAGAAATTTAAAAGTAGGAGTTTCTACTGACAAAGAGGAAGCAAGTTATGGCTTTGAAGTACAAGATGCAATCGCTAATAATCTAGGAACAGCTTATAATGAAGTTGTAAAAGTAAATTCAGATGATGAGATGATAGATTTGATGAAATTTCAAGCAGCATTTAGTGCAAATGCTCAAGTTATTTCAGCAGTTGATGAAATGATACAAACTCTTCTTGGTATGAAGAGATAA
- the thiS gene encoding sulfur carrier protein ThiS — MKVIINGQDKILEDNLSLQEIIQNLKIEDKVMACAVNMDIVKKESWSSYIPKNNDTIELLNFVGGG, encoded by the coding sequence ATGAAAGTTATTATAAATGGGCAAGATAAAATATTAGAAGATAATTTAAGCCTACAAGAAATTATACAAAATCTGAAGATTGAAGATAAAGTTATGGCTTGTGCTGTAAATATGGATATTGTAAAAAAAGAGAGTTGGAGTAGTTATATACCAAAAAATAATGACACAATAGAGCTTTTAAACTTTGTTGGTGGTGGATGA
- the fliS gene encoding flagellar export chaperone FliS, with translation MGIELYNQQNAVSDDPYALVLKLYEGIIKYLSFAKSAINNGDVENKFTYINKSIAIFDELRNVLDFDGGEVAYYLDGLYLYQIETLFSAGVDDNLNSINQVIKVVQGLIDAWKEETGL, from the coding sequence ATGGGGATTGAGCTATATAATCAACAAAATGCAGTATCAGATGACCCTTATGCTTTGGTTTTAAAACTTTATGAAGGTATAATAAAGTATTTATCCTTTGCAAAAAGTGCAATAAATAATGGTGATGTTGAAAATAAATTTACATATATAAATAAGTCAATTGCAATATTTGATGAACTTAGAAATGTTTTAGATTTTGACGGAGGAGAAGTTGCATACTATTTAGATGGCTTATATTTGTATCAAATAGAGACTCTTTTTAGTGCTGGAGTTGATGATAATCTAAATTCAATCAATCAAGTTATAAAAGTAGTACAAGGATTAATTGACGCATGGAAAGAAGAGACTGGTCTATAA
- the fliD gene encoding flagellar filament capping protein FliD, with protein MAEGILGLGQGQAASLSSDMLEKLKAVDRKATVEPIEKKLEKFESEKKVISDVTTKVNELMDAVKVFSLNQTTGANAFQQKSANVSGEGVVFDSDDLSTLKTGSMRVQVSQLAQKDVWQTTTFNKDTLNQPLTGKGTLTLSLGDKNFDPIETEGKTYSQIVAEINKISGVQASLVEDSTGNFRLSIKSTETGTTNKITIGGDSSTHFGFTNVLSAQDMKLKSDGIDYSSSSNTITIDGLKITATKETGDSTINIENDTTTLSAQMKNFADKFNELRATIENEIYSADASVDNKGALRDMLATIKNELFGTGSGDKSIFSFGFSLDEKSGDILFNQKDFEASIKNGTADLEALFAGTPDKKGIATSMDEAISISGVTKNLLDYEINMLEREERLKKDKEAAETTLDNRYSLMAQQFASYGVMINQMESSFSGLKMLILQSQSSN; from the coding sequence ATGGCAGAAGGAATTTTAGGACTCGGACAAGGTCAAGCAGCCTCACTAAGCAGTGATATGCTAGAAAAATTAAAAGCTGTTGATAGAAAAGCTACAGTTGAACCAATAGAGAAAAAACTTGAAAAGTTTGAAAGTGAAAAAAAAGTTATTTCAGATGTAACAACAAAAGTTAATGAACTTATGGATGCTGTTAAAGTTTTTTCTTTAAATCAAACTACTGGAGCAAATGCTTTTCAACAAAAAAGTGCAAATGTTTCTGGAGAAGGAGTTGTTTTTGATTCAGATGATTTAAGTACTTTAAAAACTGGAAGTATGAGAGTTCAAGTGAGTCAATTAGCACAAAAAGATGTTTGGCAAACAACTACATTTAATAAAGATACGTTAAATCAACCATTAACTGGAAAAGGTACTTTAACTTTATCTTTGGGAGATAAAAACTTTGACCCTATAGAAACAGAAGGTAAAACATATAGTCAGATAGTAGCAGAAATCAATAAAATTAGTGGTGTCCAAGCATCTTTAGTAGAAGATTCAACTGGTAATTTTAGATTATCAATAAAAAGTACTGAAACAGGAACTACAAATAAGATTACAATTGGAGGAGATTCTTCAACTCATTTTGGCTTTACAAATGTTTTATCTGCTCAAGATATGAAATTAAAATCTGATGGAATTGATTATTCATCTAGTTCAAATACTATTACAATTGATGGTTTAAAAATAACAGCAACAAAAGAAACTGGTGATTCAACAATTAATATAGAAAATGATACAACAACTCTTTCAGCTCAAATGAAAAATTTCGCTGATAAGTTTAATGAGTTAAGAGCAACTATTGAAAATGAGATTTATAGTGCTGATGCTAGTGTTGATAATAAAGGTGCTTTAAGAGATATGCTAGCAACTATCAAAAATGAACTTTTTGGAACAGGTTCAGGAGATAAATCTATATTTAGCTTTGGATTTTCACTAGATGAGAAAAGTGGTGATATACTTTTTAATCAAAAAGATTTTGAAGCTTCAATAAAAAATGGAACAGCTGATTTAGAGGCTTTATTTGCAGGAACACCTGATAAAAAAGGAATAGCAACATCTATGGATGAAGCGATTAGTATTAGTGGAGTTACAAAAAATCTTTTGGACTATGAAATAAATATGTTAGAAAGAGAAGAGAGATTAAAAAAAGATAAAGAAGCTGCAGAAACAACTCTTGATAATAGATACTCTCTGATGGCTCAACAATTTGCTTCATATGGAGTTATGATAAATCAAATGGAATCATCGTTTTCTGGTTTAAAAATGCTTATTTTACAATCACAATCTTCGAATTAG
- the pyk gene encoding pyruvate kinase: MDKKTKILATLGPSSNSLEMIEKLIDAGANMFRLNFSHGSHEYHQETLDNIRQAMENKKKIVGILQDISGPKIRVGELKEPFLLESGDILTFSEKEIIGEKRASKDYIVSINYPDILKKIKVDEYIYLYDGIIRAKVIEVTPNVKAQIENSGTLSSRKGVNFPNTVINIEVITKKDEADIAWGVKNRVDYFAISFVQNAKDMRRARELLGDYKGKLIAKIEKFDAVSNIDEIIEASDGIMVARGDLGIEVPYYDVPTIQKMLIKKSNAKGIPVITATQMLLSMTQNERATRAEISDVANAVLDGTDIVMLSEESAVGENPVNVVETMHNIISQTEKIFDHEKRYKFTYLDEFDVIQATVTKLADDLSADGILSLTSSGNSARKMSRYRPITPLYTFAHDKETLTGLTALWGVEPITTVKEAQASKMIQRMLRSLEKREILNKKGLYICTVGYPVGIPGSTNTIKILTPSEIEFYLNFKENREKIKTEKKVNLA; encoded by the coding sequence ATGGATAAAAAAACAAAAATTTTAGCAACACTAGGACCTTCAAGTAACAGTTTAGAAATGATTGAAAAGTTAATTGATGCTGGCGCAAATATGTTTAGACTTAATTTTTCGCATGGAAGTCACGAGTATCACCAAGAAACTTTAGACAACATAAGACAGGCCATGGAAAATAAAAAAAAGATTGTAGGAATACTTCAAGATATATCTGGTCCAAAAATAAGAGTTGGAGAACTAAAAGAACCATTTTTATTGGAAAGTGGTGATATTCTAACATTTTCAGAAAAAGAAATTATAGGTGAAAAAAGAGCTTCAAAAGATTACATTGTTTCAATAAATTATCCAGATATTTTAAAAAAAATCAAAGTTGATGAATATATCTATTTATACGATGGAATTATTAGAGCAAAAGTAATAGAAGTAACACCAAATGTAAAAGCCCAAATTGAAAATAGTGGAACTTTAAGCTCAAGAAAAGGGGTTAATTTTCCAAATACAGTTATAAATATTGAAGTTATTACAAAAAAAGATGAAGCTGATATTGCTTGGGGAGTAAAAAATAGAGTTGATTATTTTGCAATATCATTTGTACAAAATGCAAAAGATATGAGAAGAGCAAGAGAACTTTTAGGAGATTACAAAGGTAAACTAATAGCAAAAATAGAAAAATTTGATGCAGTTTCAAATATTGATGAAATTATCGAAGCAAGTGATGGGATAATGGTTGCAAGGGGAGATTTAGGAATAGAAGTTCCATATTATGATGTTCCTACAATTCAAAAAATGTTAATAAAAAAATCAAATGCAAAAGGAATTCCTGTAATTACTGCAACTCAAATGCTTCTTTCAATGACACAAAATGAAAGAGCAACAAGAGCTGAGATTTCAGATGTTGCAAATGCTGTTTTGGATGGAACTGATATTGTAATGCTAAGTGAAGAGAGTGCAGTTGGAGAAAACCCTGTAAATGTTGTTGAAACAATGCATAATATTATAAGTCAAACAGAAAAAATATTTGACCACGAAAAAAGATACAAATTTACATATCTTGATGAGTTTGATGTAATTCAAGCAACAGTTACAAAACTTGCAGATGATTTAAGTGCAGATGGTATTTTATCACTTACAAGTAGTGGAAATTCTGCTAGAAAAATGTCAAGATATAGACCAATAACACCATTATATACTTTTGCACACGATAAAGAGACACTTACTGGTCTAACTGCTCTTTGGGGAGTTGAACCAATTACAACAGTAAAAGAGGCTCAAGCTTCAAAAATGATTCAAAGAATGTTAAGAAGTTTAGAAAAACGAGAAATTTTAAATAAAAAAGGATTATATATATGTACTGTTGGCTATCCTGTTGGAATTCCAGGAAGTACAAATACTATAAAAATTTTAACTCCTAGTGAAATAGAGTTTTACTTAAACTTTAAAGAAAATAGAGAAAAAATAAAAACTGAAAAAAAAGTAAATTTAGCATAA
- a CDS encoding aminotransferase class I/II-fold pyridoxal phosphate-dependent enzyme, which translates to MYEKELEIIKKSNRFRKRVVFKKDLFDLASNDYLGLAQNRKLFKKAFKRVYKYHYFSPKASMLVNGYSKIHKKFENLLCKANGFEKGVIVGSGFLANISMIESLVRKGDTLFIDEDYHASGILASKLLPKNQVVTFFHNDEKDLEEKLKNCTSKGRKIVAIEGVYSMSGNIAKKEIFDLSKKYNTLLVVDEAHSSGVIGENLLGIFDYYNIKIERNHIKMGTLGKAYGSYGAYILSSKNIIDFLQNRAKPIIYSTAPSLFDTALGYESLKYILKNNHKLKQKIKENLSIIQSYLGISSKSLIIPILVNDNKKVLKIQKFLKENGFLVGAIRQPTVKKAIIRLIAKIDINSDELKKACNLIKDLNANK; encoded by the coding sequence TTGTACGAAAAAGAGTTAGAGATTATAAAAAAATCAAATAGATTTAGAAAAAGAGTTGTTTTTAAAAAAGATTTATTTGATCTTGCTTCAAATGATTATCTTGGACTTGCACAAAATAGAAAGCTTTTTAAAAAAGCATTTAAAAGAGTTTATAAATATCATTATTTTTCTCCAAAAGCATCTATGCTTGTAAATGGTTATTCTAAAATTCATAAAAAATTTGAAAATCTACTTTGTAAAGCAAATGGTTTTGAAAAAGGAGTTATTGTTGGAAGTGGATTTTTAGCAAATATCTCTATGATAGAAAGTTTAGTTAGAAAAGGTGACACTCTTTTTATAGATGAAGATTACCATGCAAGTGGGATTTTAGCTTCTAAACTTCTTCCTAAAAATCAAGTTGTAACTTTTTTTCATAATGATGAAAAAGATTTAGAAGAAAAGTTAAAAAATTGTACATCAAAAGGACGAAAAATTGTAGCTATTGAGGGTGTTTACTCAATGAGTGGAAATATTGCAAAAAAAGAGATTTTTGATTTATCAAAAAAATACAATACATTATTGGTTGTTGATGAAGCTCATAGTTCAGGTGTTATTGGTGAGAATCTTTTAGGAATTTTTGATTATTACAATATTAAAATAGAGCGAAATCATATAAAAATGGGAACTTTAGGAAAAGCTTATGGTTCATATGGAGCATATATTTTATCTTCAAAAAATATAATAGATTTCTTACAAAATAGAGCAAAACCAATTATTTATTCGACAGCCCCATCTCTTTTTGATACAGCTTTAGGATACGAAAGTTTAAAATATATTTTAAAAAATAATCATAAACTAAAGCAAAAAATTAAGGAGAACTTAAGTATAATCCAAAGCTATTTAGGAATAAGCTCTAAATCGCTTATAATTCCAATACTAGTAAATGACAATAAAAAAGTTTTAAAGATACAAAAGTTCTTAAAAGAAAATGGCTTTTTAGTTGGTGCTATAAGGCAACCAACAGTTAAAAAGGCGATTATTCG
- a CDS encoding YraN family protein: MSREKGDFAEKRAISFLIDLNYMIIETNFYAKKLGEIDIIAKKDNVYHFCEVKSAQNFELAVQNLTKSKLSKIKKSVDYYLQIKKLNVAFCIDAVIVNEDSIEILENITM; this comes from the coding sequence ATGAGTCGAGAAAAAGGAGATTTTGCTGAAAAAAGAGCAATATCTTTTTTAATTGACTTAAATTATATGATAATTGAAACAAATTTTTATGCTAAAAAGCTCGGAGAGATTGATATTATTGCAAAAAAAGATAATGTTTATCATTTTTGTGAAGTAAAATCTGCACAGAATTTTGAGTTAGCAGTTCAAAATTTAACAAAATCTAAATTATCAAAAATAAAGAAAAGTGTAGATTATTATTTACAAATAAAAAAACTGAATGTAGCATTTTGTATAGATGCAGTTATTGTAAATGAAGATTCAATTGAGATTTTAGAAAATATTACTATGTAA
- a CDS encoding sensor histidine kinase — translation MNIKLPKSSTLLFVNILIFLFITLFAYFILQENIKLNNSKNQEILFFKIKDKSSALLTKVLQKYHSKKEFIKEKHKMALTLLEDGLDVDTIKTILNKDLKYNKFEVFILNKDLIVEDSSIFTDIGTDFSLLKKQFKKFENNDNIEVAIPEYSFEFLKFVSYSTSSLKDGKYFQLSYSYDEFISELREIQEFINNTPIIKKSISYIISNDYIGNFAFKTIPSHKQTIEELEGRLKKGTELLGILGNNSYISYHKKIDNDELHIAYLLQNSPIYKDAEILYCIVFDENKFSRDILYLKLVSFFVFIAGATAIYLTYKLRTKELLLNYKDKFIAHSIHEIKTPLSIITINIQLREKLYGDDKYTKKIDGALKTLENSYEDMTFLHTKDKIEYDIVEINLQRALENRVKYFSTIADCQNRKIELIAYNNFYPKMSKIELNRLVDNNISNAIKYSNIGSTISIILKDNILEFHSKGVKIENPKGIFKKYKREDKNTGGHGLGLAIVSDICKKYNFEIEVLSQNSINTFRYILNY, via the coding sequence TTGAATATAAAACTACCAAAATCATCAACATTATTGTTTGTAAATATATTAATTTTTTTATTTATTACACTATTTGCATATTTTATACTACAAGAAAATATAAAACTAAATAACTCAAAAAATCAAGAGATACTTTTTTTCAAAATTAAAGATAAAAGCTCTGCCCTTTTAACAAAAGTTTTGCAAAAGTATCATAGTAAAAAAGAGTTTATAAAAGAGAAACATAAAATGGCTTTAACTCTTTTAGAAGATGGTTTAGATGTTGATACTATAAAAACAATTTTAAATAAAGATTTAAAATATAATAAATTTGAAGTTTTTATACTAAATAAAGATTTAATAGTAGAAGATAGCTCTATTTTTACAGATATTGGAACTGATTTCTCTTTACTTAAAAAACAGTTTAAGAAATTTGAAAATAATGACAATATAGAAGTAGCAATTCCTGAATACTCTTTCGAGTTTCTAAAATTTGTAAGTTACTCTACTTCTAGTTTAAAAGATGGTAAATATTTTCAACTATCATACTCTTATGATGAGTTTATAAGTGAGTTAAGAGAGATACAAGAGTTTATAAATAATACTCCTATTATTAAAAAATCTATCTCATATATTATTTCTAATGATTATATTGGAAACTTTGCTTTTAAAACTATACCTTCTCATAAGCAAACAATAGAAGAGTTAGAAGGTAGACTAAAAAAAGGAACTGAACTTTTGGGAATATTGGGAAATAATAGTTATATTTCATATCACAAAAAAATTGATAATGATGAGCTTCACATAGCTTACTTACTTCAAAATAGTCCAATTTACAAAGATGCAGAAATTTTATATTGTATTGTTTTTGATGAGAATAAATTTAGTAGAGATATTTTGTATCTAAAATTAGTTTCATTTTTTGTTTTTATTGCTGGAGCAACTGCTATATATCTAACTTATAAACTAAGAACAAAAGAGCTCCTTTTGAATTATAAAGATAAATTTATTGCTCACTCTATTCATGAAATAAAAACTCCACTATCAATTATTACAATAAATATTCAACTAAGAGAGAAACTTTATGGAGATGATAAATACACAAAAAAGATAGATGGAGCTTTGAAAACTTTAGAAAATTCATATGAAGATATGACTTTTCTTCATACAAAAGATAAAATTGAGTACGATATTGTTGAAATTAATCTTCAAAGAGCTTTAGAAAATCGTGTAAAATATTTTAGCACAATTGCTGATTGTCAGAATAGAAAAATTGAACTTATAGCTTACAATAATTTTTATCCTAAAATGAGCAAAATTGAGCTAAATAGATTGGTTGATAACAATATTTCAAATGCTATAAAATATTCAAACATTGGTTCAACTATATCTATAATTTTAAAAGACAATATCCTTGAATTTCACTCAAAAGGTGTTAAAATAGAAAATCCAAAAGGAATATTCAAAAAATATAAAAGAGAAGATAAAAATACTGGGGGGCACGGTTTGGGCTTAGCAATAGTTAGTGATATTTGTAAAAAATATAATTTTGAAATAGAGGTTTTAAGTCAAAACTCTATAAATACTTTTAGATATATTCTAAATTATTAA
- a CDS encoding flagellar basal body-associated FliL family protein yields MADENEVVKKTSDGKGLLIVLLVLVIVLIMAVAGGTYFLLNKISASNQGSNNNNTEELAKTSSSSPSSNDAKFKADVNELVLNLTDSKGREKIMKLSFSIRSSDPLIATIVQDYLAEITDVVITQISSRSSEELLTVGGKNLLKDELVGEINNVINYVTKTNSNVVNNILFTTFVIK; encoded by the coding sequence ATGGCAGATGAAAACGAAGTTGTAAAAAAAACATCAGATGGAAAAGGATTACTAATAGTTTTATTGGTACTTGTGATTGTTCTTATTATGGCAGTTGCAGGTGGAACATATTTTTTATTGAATAAAATTTCAGCTAGTAATCAAGGTTCAAATAATAATAATACAGAAGAACTCGCAAAAACTTCTTCTAGTTCACCATCAAGTAATGATGCAAAATTTAAAGCAGATGTGAATGAGCTTGTTTTAAATCTTACAGATTCAAAAGGTAGAGAGAAGATTATGAAACTCTCTTTTTCTATTAGAAGTAGTGACCCTCTTATTGCAACAATAGTTCAAGATTATTTAGCAGAAATTACAGATGTTGTTATTACTCAAATAAGTTCAAGAAGTTCAGAAGAGTTATTAACTGTTGGTGGTAAAAATCTATTAAAAGATGAGTTGGTAGGGGAAATCAACAATGTAATCAACTATGTAACAAAAACGAATTCTAATGTTGTTAATAATATTCTTTTTACAACATTTGTAATAAAATAA